The Toxorhynchites rutilus septentrionalis strain SRP chromosome 3, ASM2978413v1, whole genome shotgun sequence genome includes a region encoding these proteins:
- the LOC129773131 gene encoding hatching enzyme 1.2-like: MNGITYLVAICVLLCVVCDGRRSDFRLKIPRGHKRGDKHFAIRPFKEVGERLRKHNPKKDKSYPFEQGYGYYHQFDIMLRPDVEQNAILPGYQNSNRWTNAIIPYKYIGNFTAAHKTIIETAMKYLMRDTCVKFVEHTNEPFYTSIDSAPSGCWSYVGMIWNNDYNKVNLEIPGCIDTGTASHELMHAMGFHHEHVRPDRDDWISINRSALHPFYNTDSFYDSAYLKRPWNITELYGQDYNYTSVMHYSAWAAAASSAYPVLIPKKPWTGRLGNNTGPSAIDTKVINYMYCNSTMKYY; encoded by the exons ATGAACGGAATAACTTACTTGGTCGCGATCTGTGTACTACTATGTGTAGTATGTGACGGTCGGAGGTCGGATTTCAGACTCAAAATTCCTCGCGGTCATAAACGTGGTGATAAACACTTTGCTATTCGACCCTTCAAGGAAGTTG GAGAACGTCTTCGCAAACACAACCCAAAGAAAGACAAATCTTATCCATTCGAGCAGGGTTATGGCTACTATCATCAATTTGATATTATGCTCCGGCCGGATGTGGAACAGAATGCGATTTTACCTGGTTACCAAAACTCCAATAGATGGACCAACGCGATTATCCCCTATAAATATATTGGAAACTTCA CTGCTGCACATAAGACCATTATAGAAACTGCTATGAAGTATCTTATGCGGGATACATGTGTTAAATTTGTGGAGCACACTAATGAACCTTTTTATACATCAATCGATAGTGCTCCTAGTGGATGTTGGTCCTACGTAGGAATGATTTGGAATAATGACTATAACAAGGTTAACCTAGAGATTCCCGGCTGCATTGACACTGGAACTGCGTCACATGAACTTATGCATGCTATGGGTTTCCATCACGAGCATGTTCGACCAGATCGTGACGACTGGATATCCATCAACCGTAGTGCCTTGCATCCGTTTTACAACACTG ATTCATTTTATGATTCCGCATATCTGAAAAGACCGTGGAATATAACTGAGCTGTATGGTCAAGATTACAACTATACCAGTGTGATGCATTATTCGGCTTGGGCTGCAGCTGCTAGCAGTGCTTACCCGGTCCTCATTCCTAAG AAACCATGGACTGGTAGACTTGGCAACAACACAGGTCCATCGGCTATCGATACTAAAGTTATAAACTATATGTATTGCAACTCGACTATGAAGTACTATTGA
- the LOC129773134 gene encoding hatching enzyme 1.2-like, with protein MNGITYLVAICVLLCVVCDGRRSDFRLKIPRGHKRGDKHFAIRPFKEVGERLRKHNPKKDKSYPFEQGYGYYHQFDIMLRPDVEQNAILPGYQNSNRWTNAIIPYKYIGNFTAAHKTIIETAMKYLMRDTCVKFVEHTNEPFYTSIDSAPSGCWSYVGMIWNNDYNKVNLEIPGCIDTGTASHELMHAMGFHHEHVRPDRDDWISINRSALHPFYNTDSFYDSAYLKRPWNITELYGQDYNYTSVMHYSAWAAAASSAYPVLIPKKPWTGRLGNNTGPSAIDTKVINYMYCNSTMKY; from the exons ATGAACGGAATAACTTACTTGGTCGCGATCTGTGTACTACTATGTGTAGTATGTGACGGTCGGAGGTCGGATTTCAGACTCAAAATTCCTCGCGGTCATAAACGTGGTGATAAACACTTTGCTATTCGACCCTTCAAGGAAGTTG GAGAACGTCTTCGCAAACACAACCCAAAGAAAGACAAATCTTATCCATTCGAGCAGGGTTATGGCTACTATCATCAATTTGATATTATGCTCCGGCCGGATGTGGAACAGAATGCGATTTTACCTGGTTACCAAAACTCCAATAGATGGACCAACGCGATTATCCCCTATAAATATATTGGAAACTTCA CTGCTGCACATAAGACCATTATAGAAACTGCTATGAAGTATCTTATGCGGGATACATGTGTTAAATTTGTGGAGCACACTAATGAACCTTTTTATACATCAATCGATAGTGCTCCTAGTGGATGTTGGTCCTACGTAGGAATGATTTGGAATAATGACTATAACAAGGTTAACCTAGAGATTCCCGGCTGCATTGACACTGGAACTGCGTCACATGAACTTATGCATGCTATGGGTTTCCATCACGAGCATGTTCGACCAGATCGTGACGACTGGATATCCATCAACCGTAGTGCCTTGCATCCGTTTTACAACACTG ATTCATTTTATGATTCCGCATATCTGAAAAGACCGTGGAATATAACTGAGCTGTATGGTCAAGATTACAACTATACCAGTGTGATGCATTATTCGGCTTGGGCTGCAGCTGCTAGCAGTGCTTACCCGGTCCTCATTCCTAAG AAACCATGGACTGGTAGACTTGGCAACAACACAGGTCCATCGGCTATCGATACTAAAGTTATAAACTATATGTATTGCAACTCGACTATGAAGTATTGA
- the LOC129773132 gene encoding hatching enzyme 1.2-like, whose protein sequence is MNGIAYLVAICVLLCVVCDGRRSDFRLKIPRGHKRGEKHFAIRPFKEVGERLRKHNPKKDKSYPFEQGYGFYHQFDIMLRPDVEQNAILPGYQNSNRWTNAIIPYKYIGNFTAAHKTIIETAMKYLMRDTCVKFVEHTNEPFYTSIDSAPSGCWSYVGMIWNNDYNKVNLEIPGCIDTGTASHELMHAMGFHHEHVRPDRDDWISINRSALHSFYNTDSFYDSAYLKRPWNITELYGQDYNYTSVMHYSAWAAAASSAYPVLIPKKPWTGRLGNNTGPSAIDTKVINYMYCNSTMKYY, encoded by the exons ATGAACGGAATAGCTTACTTGGTCGCGATCTGTGTACTACTATGTGTAGTATGTGACGGTCGGAGGTCAGATTTTAGACTCAAAATTCCTCGCGGTCATAAACGTGGTGAAAAACACTTTGCTATTCGACCCTTTAAGGAAGTTG GAGAACGTCTGCGCAAACACAACCCCAAGAAGGACAAATCATATCCCTTCGAGCAGGGTTATGGCTTCTATCATCAGTTTGATATTATGCTTCGACCGGATGTGGAACAGAATGCGATTTTACCTGGTTACCAAAACTCCAATAGATGGACCAACGCGATTATCCCATATAAATATATTGGAAACTTCA CTGCTGCACATAAGACCATTATAGAAACTGCCATGAAGTATCTTATGCGGGATACATGTGTTAAATTTGTGGAGCACACTAATGAACCTTTTTATACATCAATCGATAGTGCTCCTAGTGGATGTTGGTCCTACGTAGGAATGATTTGGAATAATGACTATAACAAGGTTAACCTAGAGATTCCCGGCTGCATTGACACTGGAACTGCGTCACATGAACTTATGCATGCTATGGGTTTCCATCACGAGCATGTTCGACCAGATCGTGACGACTGGATATCCATCAACCGTAGTGCCTTGCATTCGTTTTACAATACCG ATTCATTTTATGATTCCGCATATCTGAAAAGACCATGGAATATAACTGAGCTGTATGGTCAAGATTACAACTATACCAGTGTGATGCATTATTCGGCTTGGGCTGCAGCCGCTAGCAGTGCTTACCCGGTCCTTATTCCGAAG AAACCATGGACTGGTAGACTTGGCAACAACACAGGCCCATCGGCTATCGATACTAAAGTTATAAACTATATGTATTGCAACTCGACTATGAAGTACTACTGA